Genomic window (Leptotrichia sp. oral taxon 212):
ACTATATATTTTTTTACAATCTGAATTGTATTTTAATTAGCTTATTTTTTGGTATTATGCTATATAGTAATTTATAATAATACTAGAAAGTAGTTTTAGGCTAATTCTATACAAAAATAATCTGTATCTTTTACATTTTATATATTTTAGAAATTATTAAATTTATTGAGTTTCATTTGTTTTCAGCTATTTTATCTTTAAACATTAAAAAACTGTCTCAAAGAAATTATTTCTTCTATCTTGTAACCAATTCCTGGAATCAATTAAAAAGATATCTTGAGACAGCCATATTTTTATAAATAAATAATAAATTTAGCAATTAATAGATATTTAAATCATCATTTTTATATCTTTTTATAAACTGACCATACCCTTCTTCTCCTATAAATTCATTATCTTTTACAATTACTTTTCCTCTTACAATAGTCATTATTGGATATCCCTGTAATTCAATACCTTCATAACTTGTGTAGTCAACATTTTCATGGAATAATGATTTTGTAATGGTAACTTTTTTATCTTTATCAAATATTACTAAATCAGCATCACTTCCTACTGCTATACTTCCCTTTTTAGGATACATTCCACAAATTTTTGCAGGATTTGTACTTGTTACTTCAACAAATTTATTAATTGTAATTCGACCCTTCATAACTCCTTCTGAAAACAGTACCGGCATTCTTGCTTCTACACCTGGTGCTCCATTAGGGCATTTAGTAAAATCATCTTTTCCCATAGGCACTTTTTCCTTTTCATAGGAAAATGGACAGTGGTCAGTTGCTACTACTTGAATATCTCCATTTCTTATACCTCTCCATAATTTTTCCTGATTGGATTTTTCTCTTAAAGGAGGACTCATAACATATTTCAATCCTTCTGTTCCCGGTAATTTATAAAGTTCTTCATCTAAAACAAGATATTGTGTGCATGTTTCCACATATATATTTTTCTGACCTCTTTGTCTTGCCATTTTTATATAATCAAGTCCCATGTTTGAAGTCAGATGCACTATATAAATAGGTGCATCTCCTACAACATGTGCAAGAGTTAATATTCTATTTACGGCTTCAGCCTCACATTCTTCCGGTCTGCTTTTTGGATGGTACTCTGCCGAAGTCATTCCATTTTCCACATAATACTTTCTTAAATATTCAACAGCCGCATGATTTTCAGGATGTACTGAAACTATTGCATTATTTTCTTTTGCAGTTTTTAATACCTTTATAGCTTCCTCGTCACCTATTCTTTGTCCATAAGTCATATAGATTTTGTAACTTTCTATTCCTTCTTTTATAAGTTCTTTCATATCCTGTATTTTCTGTTCATCCACATCATAAGCTACAACTCCATGAAAAGAATAGTCTATTACAGCTTTGCCGTCTGCCAGTCCATGATAATGTTCTATTCTGCTTCTAAGAGTACTGCCTACCGGACCTTGTCCTATATGATCTACTATAGATGTTGTTCCTCCGCATGCGGCAGCTATAGTTCCAGTTCTGAAATCATCATTTGCCACGGCAATTCCTACATCAAGACTAAAATGAGTATGTACATCAACTCCTCCTGGTATCACGTAATTCCCTTTGGCGTCTATAATTTCTTCATCCTTTATATCAAGATTTTCTCCTATCTCTTTTATTATTCCATCTTTAATATGGATATCTCCTTTGTATAATTCACTTGCAGTTGCAATTAAAGCATTTTTTATAAGCATATTTTGTCCTCCTATTTAATTATTTTTATTAAAAATTTTTATCAATAAAATATAAATTAACATTCCTATCAGCAAACCCAAAACATAAGAATTTTCATAAAATATTTTATAAAATGAATTTGAAAATTTTCCAAAATATAGGAATAATGTTATTGAAAAAAGTGAAATTAATGCGATTTTATTTAGTCCCTTATTATAAAAATATTTTCCTCCATCTACTCTATATAAATCTACTAATTCAATTTCTGATTTATATTCTAACCAGTAGGATGCGAGATATATTCCCGCCATTGGACCTAGAAAGGTTGCCAATGCTCCATTTACCTCATATATGTAATTATTAGGATTTTCCAGCACTCTCCAAGGTTGTGCCACTATTGCTAAAAATCCTACAATAATTATAGATTTTTTATATGTTAAAAATTTAGAGAAAAGATTAGAAAATATTATTCCTGGAGGAACTAAGTTCGCTGCAACATTAGTTGTCAGAGTTGCCAATATTATAAAGATTGAAAACAAAATTACTATTAAAGGATTCTTGAATTTTGAAACTAATTCTGCAGGATTCCATATAGGACTTCCAAAACTGATTGCAGATGCTACTGTTCCACAAATTCCT
Coding sequences:
- the hydA gene encoding dihydropyrimidinase, whose product is MLIKNALIATASELYKGDIHIKDGIIKEIGENLDIKDEEIIDAKGNYVIPGGVDVHTHFSLDVGIAVANDDFRTGTIAAACGGTTSIVDHIGQGPVGSTLRSRIEHYHGLADGKAVIDYSFHGVVAYDVDEQKIQDMKELIKEGIESYKIYMTYGQRIGDEEAIKVLKTAKENNAIVSVHPENHAAVEYLRKYYVENGMTSAEYHPKSRPEECEAEAVNRILTLAHVVGDAPIYIVHLTSNMGLDYIKMARQRGQKNIYVETCTQYLVLDEELYKLPGTEGLKYVMSPPLREKSNQEKLWRGIRNGDIQVVATDHCPFSYEKEKVPMGKDDFTKCPNGAPGVEARMPVLFSEGVMKGRITINKFVEVTSTNPAKICGMYPKKGSIAVGSDADLVIFDKDKKVTITKSLFHENVDYTSYEGIELQGYPIMTIVRGKVIVKDNEFIGEEGYGQFIKRYKNDDLNIY